One window of Nocardia nova SH22a genomic DNA carries:
- a CDS encoding winged helix-turn-helix transcriptional regulator, producing the protein MTSEVEEIRGSVRRAMEVCPVEVAVAVLGGSWKMTVVKHLLDGPLRYGELRRRVGEVTPRVLTRQLRELEQDGIVSRRSYPEVPPRVEYSLTPMGSGLRDFVAELDRWGDAYVRGLEAHSVSDAAGIGD; encoded by the coding sequence ATGACATCCGAGGTCGAGGAGATTCGGGGATCGGTGCGGCGGGCGATGGAGGTGTGCCCGGTCGAGGTCGCGGTGGCCGTTCTGGGTGGTTCCTGGAAGATGACGGTCGTCAAACATCTGCTCGACGGTCCGCTGCGCTACGGCGAGCTGCGTCGCCGCGTCGGTGAGGTCACTCCCCGCGTGCTGACCCGGCAGCTCCGCGAACTCGAGCAGGACGGGATCGTGTCCCGGCGGTCCTATCCCGAGGTCCCGCCGCGGGTCGAATATTCGCTGACTCCAATGGGTTCGGGCCTGCGGGACTTCGTGGCCGAGCTGGATCGCTGGGGCGACGCGTACGTTCGCGGCCTCGAAGCGCACTCGGTTTCCGATGCGGCGGGGATCGGCGACTGA
- a CDS encoding cytochrome P450 — translation MTTSHAPQPFSGRPRTAIYTAAFAADARRAYREMRRRHPSLAEVELAPGTPATLVIGYDTAMRILDEAEHFPADPRRWQDRLPAASPVLSALGWRPNALRTEGSDHRRFRSAGSDALGAVDLPAMHNAVEEIAVTLVNEFCTVGAAELIGQYVYPLVCTTIEMMLGIDPDIGEQLAAGAALSFDTAADPDVATEIMVTALREQVRRTRADPGDDVTSRLLAHPAGLGDEELIEQIATLYTAAVEPQVHLIANALLLLVTDEPVGGGLRDGSLSTRDALDRVLFDNPPLANYCARYPRQPMLIDGVWLPADEPVLVSIAACNDDPKVRGGERNGNRSHLAFGAGRHRCPAQSAAYRIAEDAVDQLLDAVPDARLQGCPGELLWRPGPFHRSLTALPVEFQPAPPLNPVRVGYAG, via the coding sequence GTGACGACGTCGCATGCGCCGCAACCCTTCTCGGGCAGACCCCGGACCGCGATCTACACCGCTGCTTTCGCGGCCGACGCGCGGCGCGCCTACCGGGAGATGCGGCGACGGCACCCGTCCCTCGCGGAGGTGGAGCTCGCGCCGGGCACTCCGGCCACCCTCGTGATCGGCTACGACACGGCGATGCGGATTCTGGATGAGGCCGAGCACTTTCCGGCCGATCCGCGGCGCTGGCAGGACCGACTCCCTGCGGCCAGCCCCGTCCTGTCCGCCCTGGGATGGCGCCCGAACGCGTTGCGCACCGAGGGATCCGACCATCGCCGGTTCCGGTCCGCCGGTAGTGACGCCCTCGGCGCGGTCGATCTGCCCGCCATGCACAACGCGGTCGAGGAGATCGCGGTGACGCTGGTCAACGAGTTCTGCACGGTCGGCGCGGCCGAGCTGATCGGGCAGTACGTCTACCCGCTGGTCTGCACCACGATCGAGATGATGCTCGGTATCGACCCCGATATCGGCGAGCAGCTGGCGGCCGGTGCCGCCCTGAGCTTCGACACGGCCGCGGATCCCGATGTCGCGACCGAGATCATGGTCACGGCGCTACGGGAGCAGGTGCGCCGGACGCGGGCCGATCCGGGCGACGATGTCACCTCGCGACTGCTCGCGCATCCCGCCGGGCTCGGCGACGAGGAACTGATCGAGCAGATCGCCACCCTCTACACCGCCGCGGTGGAACCGCAGGTGCATCTCATCGCCAACGCGCTGTTGCTGCTGGTGACCGACGAGCCGGTCGGCGGCGGCCTGCGCGACGGCAGCCTGTCCACCCGTGATGCGCTGGATCGGGTGTTGTTCGACAATCCGCCGCTGGCCAACTACTGCGCGCGCTATCCGCGGCAGCCGATGCTGATCGACGGGGTGTGGTTACCGGCCGACGAACCGGTGCTGGTGAGCATCGCCGCGTGCAACGACGATCCCAAGGTGCGTGGCGGTGAGCGCAACGGCAATCGCTCCCATCTGGCCTTCGGCGCCGGGCGGCATCGCTGCCCCGCGCAGTCGGCCGCCTACCGGATCGCGGAGGACGCCGTCGATCAGCTGCTCGACGCCGTACCCGACGCGCGGCTGCAGGGCTGTCCGGGCGAATTGCTGTGGCGTCCTGGACCTTTCCATCGTTCGCTGACGGCACTGCCGGTGGAATTCCAGCCCGCGCCGCCGCTGAACCCGGTGCGTGTCGGTTACGCCGGATAG
- the modA gene encoding molybdate ABC transporter substrate-binding protein, protein MRILRTLGVTTAVLAVTASLAGCGSDDSKATSGNGEISGTVTVFAAASLTETFTKLGHDFEAAHPGTKVVYSFGASSALAQQIKQGAPADVFASAAPANMQQVVDSGDVTAHPDTFVSNRLEIAVPKGNPGKITGLADFGKPDPRIALCAVQVPCGAAAEQVFKISNITPQPDTREQDVKAVLTKVTLDEVDAALVYRTDVQAAGDKVEGIDFPESGKVINTYPIAPLAKAPNAAAATAYVDYIHSDQAKKVFADAGFDTP, encoded by the coding sequence ATGCGGATCTTGCGAACACTCGGTGTCACGACGGCCGTCCTGGCCGTCACCGCGAGCCTGGCCGGATGCGGCTCCGACGATTCGAAGGCCACCTCCGGTAACGGTGAAATCTCCGGTACCGTCACGGTTTTCGCGGCGGCCTCGCTCACCGAGACCTTCACGAAACTGGGCCACGACTTCGAGGCCGCCCATCCCGGCACCAAGGTGGTCTACAGCTTCGGCGCCAGTTCGGCACTGGCACAACAGATCAAGCAGGGCGCGCCCGCCGATGTCTTCGCCTCCGCCGCTCCGGCGAACATGCAACAGGTCGTCGACTCCGGTGATGTCACCGCGCATCCCGATACGTTCGTGAGCAACCGCCTGGAAATCGCTGTGCCCAAGGGCAATCCGGGCAAGATCACCGGACTGGCCGACTTCGGCAAGCCCGATCCGCGGATCGCCCTGTGTGCGGTGCAGGTGCCGTGCGGTGCGGCGGCCGAGCAGGTCTTCAAGATCTCGAATATCACTCCGCAGCCCGATACCCGCGAACAGGATGTGAAGGCCGTACTCACCAAGGTGACACTCGACGAGGTGGACGCCGCGCTCGTCTACCGCACCGATGTGCAGGCGGCTGGTGACAAGGTGGAGGGAATCGACTTCCCGGAATCGGGGAAGGTGATCAACACCTATCCGATCGCGCCGCTGGCCAAGGCTCCCAATGCCGCCGCGGCCACCGCATACGTCGACTACATCCACTCCGATCAGGCGAAGAAGGTCTTCGCCGACGCGGGATTCGACACCCCGTGA
- a CDS encoding type II toxin-antitoxin system Rv0910 family toxin: MAKLKVSVDVPTAPDQAWSHASNLRELDRWLIMHEAWRGRVPDDLTPGTELVGVATVKGFRNRVRWTVRTAEPPHRLVLSGAGIGGTKLGLELLVAPKGPGSAVTVDIDLGGRPLFGPIGSVVARALKGDIERSLDRFVELYC, encoded by the coding sequence GTGGCGAAACTGAAGGTCTCGGTCGACGTTCCGACCGCCCCGGATCAGGCGTGGTCGCACGCCTCGAATCTGCGCGAGCTGGATCGGTGGCTGATCATGCACGAGGCCTGGCGCGGCCGGGTACCCGACGATCTCACGCCCGGAACGGAACTGGTCGGCGTCGCCACGGTGAAGGGATTTCGCAACCGGGTGCGCTGGACGGTGCGTACCGCGGAACCGCCGCATCGGCTGGTGCTGAGCGGGGCGGGCATCGGCGGTACGAAACTCGGACTGGAACTACTGGTCGCGCCGAAGGGCCCGGGTTCGGCGGTCACCGTCGACATCGACCTCGGCGGGCGGCCACTGTTCGGGCCGATCGGCTCGGTGGTAGCGCGGGCGCTGAAGGGCGATATCGAACGCTCCCTCGACAGGTTCGTCGAGCTGTACTGCTGA
- the mftE gene encoding mycofactocin biosynthesis peptidyl-dipeptidase MftE — MRLADLTSADLTTPLLLAIPLGATEQHGPHLPLGTDTAVAVELCERLADARPDIVVAPAIPYGSSGEHAGFPGTLSIGHAALELVILELVRSADEFAGVILVNGHGGNLEPLRAACRRLTTEGRAPLLWSPTGPADDTHAGHTETSVMLTLHPDLVATDRAEPGNTQHLRDLMPQLRSGGVKAVSDNGILGNPTTATAENGTSILDRWTTALLTAVTERFPDNHPSDEGPSKAWPLTDRRDQ, encoded by the coding sequence ATGCGACTGGCTGACCTCACCTCCGCCGACCTCACCACCCCACTCCTGCTGGCGATCCCGCTCGGCGCCACCGAACAGCACGGCCCGCACCTGCCACTGGGCACCGACACCGCCGTCGCGGTCGAACTGTGCGAACGCCTCGCCGACGCCCGTCCCGATATCGTTGTGGCCCCGGCAATTCCGTATGGATCGAGCGGCGAGCACGCGGGCTTCCCCGGCACCCTGTCCATCGGCCACGCCGCCCTCGAACTGGTGATCCTCGAATTGGTCCGCTCCGCAGACGAATTCGCCGGAGTCATCCTGGTCAACGGCCACGGCGGCAACCTGGAACCCCTCCGAGCAGCCTGCCGACGCCTGACCACCGAGGGCCGCGCCCCCCTACTGTGGTCCCCCACCGGCCCCGCCGACGACACCCACGCAGGACACACCGAAACCTCGGTCATGCTGACCCTGCACCCCGACCTGGTAGCAACAGACCGCGCCGAACCCGGCAACACCCAGCACCTACGAGATCTGATGCCGCAGTTACGATCCGGCGGAGTAAAAGCCGTCAGCGACAACGGCATACTCGGCAACCCGACCACCGCCACAGCAGAAAATGGCACGTCGATACTCGACCGCTGGACCACCGCCCTGCTCACCGCCGTCACCGAAAGATTCCCCGACAATCACCCCAGCGACGAGGGCCCGAGCAAGGCCTGGCCCCTTACTGATCGACGCGATCAATAA
- a CDS encoding nitroreductase/quinone reductase family protein produces the protein MSIIGGIASAAGQFVNRRGIYAGRRSTRVHVWLYRRSGGRLGGHMPGRPAARILLLEHTGARSGIVRTSPLIYVPAGDAVAIAASKAGQAQHPAWFHNLLAHPETTVRIDGMARSVRARVATEDEYPALWREFTTATPDFEFYREHAGTRRIPIVVLEPR, from the coding sequence ATGTCGATCATCGGGGGAATCGCGTCCGCTGCCGGGCAATTCGTGAACCGGCGCGGAATCTACGCCGGACGGCGGTCCACGAGGGTGCACGTCTGGCTGTACCGGCGCTCGGGCGGGCGGCTCGGTGGGCATATGCCCGGCCGCCCGGCGGCGCGCATCCTGCTGCTCGAGCACACCGGCGCCAGGTCCGGCATCGTGCGCACCTCACCGCTGATATACGTACCGGCGGGGGACGCGGTGGCGATCGCGGCCTCGAAGGCCGGTCAGGCGCAACATCCGGCGTGGTTCCACAACCTGCTCGCCCACCCCGAGACCACCGTCCGGATCGACGGGATGGCGCGGTCGGTGCGGGCGCGGGTCGCCACCGAAGACGAATATCCGGCGCTGTGGCGGGAATTCACCACGGCCACACCGGACTTCGAGTTCTATCGAGAGCACGCCGGTACCCGGCGTATTCCCATCGTCGTTCTGGAACCGCGCTGA
- a CDS encoding TOBE domain-containing protein, producing the protein MTNLRISEAAALLGVSDDTVRRWIDHGRLPEVRLDNGRKGVRGQDLADVLREQYTAATEPGVTVAASARNRMRGIVTRVVKDTVMAQVEMQAGPFRLVSLISRESVDELGLEVGSVAVASVKSTHVVVEIPES; encoded by the coding sequence GTGACGAATCTGCGGATCAGTGAGGCGGCCGCGCTGCTGGGGGTCAGCGACGACACGGTGCGGCGGTGGATCGACCACGGCCGGTTGCCGGAGGTCCGGCTGGACAACGGGCGCAAGGGCGTGCGCGGACAGGACCTCGCCGACGTCCTGCGCGAGCAGTACACGGCGGCAACCGAACCGGGCGTCACCGTCGCCGCGTCGGCCCGTAACCGGATGCGCGGCATCGTGACGCGCGTCGTCAAGGACACCGTGATGGCGCAGGTCGAGATGCAGGCCGGGCCGTTCCGGCTGGTGTCGCTGATCAGCCGGGAATCGGTGGACGAACTCGGTCTCGAGGTCGGCAGCGTCGCCGTCGCCTCGGTCAAGTCGACCCATGTCGTGGTCGAAATACCAGAAAGTTGA
- a CDS encoding alpha/beta hydrolase, producing MPQPVHRFTAGADPAALPLVLLHGTYGSESDLMPLADELSPGASKLGIRGTVEIGGGYAFFRRFPDRRVDEADLAARVPVLAEFIETFCAGNNFIRHPMVVGFSNGAIMAVALLMTRPDLFAGAILFRSLSPFTDDATRSLDGMPVLIVDGAGDDRRSPGDGALLAERLRDAGASVTRRLLPIGHAITADDVSIAAEWLRAQGY from the coding sequence ATGCCACAGCCAGTCCATCGCTTCACAGCGGGTGCCGATCCCGCGGCGCTGCCCCTCGTGCTGTTGCACGGGACGTACGGCTCCGAATCCGATCTCATGCCGTTGGCCGACGAATTATCGCCGGGAGCATCGAAACTCGGCATTCGTGGAACGGTCGAGATAGGCGGTGGGTATGCGTTCTTCCGCCGATTTCCGGATCGTCGCGTGGACGAGGCGGATCTTGCTGCCAGGGTCCCTGTGTTGGCAGAATTCATCGAAACATTCTGTGCTGGAAATAATTTCATCCGACATCCGATGGTTGTCGGATTCTCCAACGGCGCGATCATGGCCGTGGCCTTGCTGATGACCCGTCCTGATCTGTTCGCGGGGGCGATCCTGTTCCGCTCGCTGTCGCCGTTCACCGATGATGCGACGAGGAGCTTGGACGGGATGCCGGTGTTGATAGTCGACGGTGCGGGAGACGATCGTAGGTCGCCGGGAGACGGTGCGCTCCTGGCCGAACGGCTGCGTGATGCGGGCGCGTCGGTGACGCGCAGACTGTTACCCATAGGGCACGCGATCACGGCTGATGATGTCAGCATTGCTGCCGAATGGCTTCGAGCGCAGGGTTATTGA
- a CDS encoding TetR/AcrR family transcriptional regulator, whose product MPSKAVGQRRRPTQERAKETRQQILDTAARLFGERGIENTSTNRIAAEAGTSIGTVYRYFSDRTVMVEELLEQLLEGIERRFTERLNLSEKTVEELTADILATICDELVANAKLVRALAAGVQFYNSGIPEFEPRLRLLAKVLLIQILGPADDHELDIMAFVLVNTGFSAVLRASALEVDPEERREAINMTARMIGAWSAAEIERRQANSS is encoded by the coding sequence ATGCCGTCCAAAGCGGTCGGTCAGCGTCGACGCCCGACGCAGGAGCGTGCCAAGGAGACTCGCCAGCAGATCCTCGACACCGCGGCGCGACTGTTCGGCGAGCGCGGAATCGAGAACACCTCCACCAACCGGATCGCGGCGGAGGCGGGCACGAGCATCGGCACCGTCTACCGCTACTTCTCCGATCGCACGGTGATGGTCGAGGAATTACTCGAACAGCTGCTGGAGGGTATCGAGCGGCGCTTCACCGAGCGCCTGAACCTGTCGGAGAAGACGGTCGAGGAACTCACCGCCGACATCCTCGCCACGATCTGCGACGAACTGGTCGCCAATGCGAAGCTGGTCCGCGCACTGGCCGCGGGCGTCCAGTTCTACAACAGCGGGATTCCCGAATTCGAACCACGCCTGCGGCTGCTGGCGAAGGTGCTGCTGATCCAGATCCTCGGCCCCGCCGACGACCACGAACTCGACATCATGGCCTTCGTCCTGGTCAACACCGGCTTCTCCGCGGTGCTGCGCGCGTCGGCCCTGGAAGTCGATCCGGAGGAGCGGCGCGAGGCCATCAACATGACGGCCCGCATGATCGGGGCCTGGAGCGCCGCGGAAATCGAACGCCGCCAGGCGAATTCGTCCTGA
- a CDS encoding ABC transporter ATP-binding protein — translation MTLRAALDVRRDRFRLDIELTAEPGEVVALLGPNGAGKTTALRALAGLVPLTGGGLTVAGAVWDEPPSIFVPAERRRVGVVFQDYLLFQHLSALENVAFGLRARGTPRREARTRAAAWLDRVGLGDHARATPRALSGGQAQRVALARALATDPQLLLLDEPLAALDAGTRVQVRADLARHLRDYEGHTVVVTHDPLDAMVLADRLVIVEDGGIVQQGAPTEIARRPRSDFVANLVGLNLFRGAAAATDVELDGGGRLTVAEPAAGRVFLAFAPTAVSLYREQPTGSPRNTWPVTVAGLEQHANLTRVRLDGAPPVLADITSAAVAELRLEPGMRLWAAVKATEIHVYPA, via the coding sequence ATGACGCTGCGAGCGGCCCTGGATGTGCGCCGCGACCGGTTCCGGCTCGATATCGAGCTCACCGCCGAACCCGGTGAGGTGGTGGCGCTGCTCGGCCCCAACGGGGCGGGCAAGACCACGGCACTGCGCGCACTGGCCGGGCTGGTGCCGCTCACCGGCGGAGGTCTCACCGTCGCCGGTGCGGTGTGGGACGAACCACCGTCGATCTTCGTCCCCGCCGAGCGGCGCCGGGTCGGTGTGGTGTTCCAGGATTATCTACTGTTCCAGCATCTTTCGGCCCTGGAGAACGTAGCCTTCGGCCTGCGGGCGCGCGGCACGCCACGCCGCGAGGCCCGGACCCGGGCCGCCGCCTGGCTGGATCGGGTCGGACTCGGCGACCACGCCCGCGCCACCCCGCGTGCCCTGTCCGGCGGGCAGGCGCAGCGGGTGGCGCTGGCACGCGCCCTGGCCACCGATCCGCAGTTGCTACTGCTCGACGAACCGCTCGCCGCGCTCGATGCCGGTACCCGCGTGCAGGTGCGGGCCGACCTGGCCCGGCACCTGCGCGATTACGAGGGCCACACGGTCGTGGTCACCCACGATCCCCTCGATGCCATGGTGCTCGCGGACCGGCTGGTCATCGTCGAGGACGGCGGGATCGTGCAGCAGGGCGCACCCACCGAGATCGCCCGCCGCCCGCGCTCGGATTTCGTCGCGAATCTGGTGGGGCTCAACCTGTTCCGTGGCGCGGCGGCCGCCACCGATGTCGAGCTCGACGGCGGTGGACGCCTGACCGTCGCCGAACCGGCCGCCGGACGGGTCTTCCTCGCCTTCGCGCCCACGGCGGTGAGCCTGTATCGCGAACAGCCCACCGGAAGTCCCCGCAACACCTGGCCGGTGACCGTCGCCGGACTCGAACAGCACGCCAATCTGACCCGTGTCCGGCTCGACGGCGCACCGCCGGTTCTCGCCGACATCACCTCGGCCGCGGTCGCCGAACTCCGGCTCGAACCGGGCATGCGCCTGTGGGCGGCGGTCAAGGCCACCGAGATCCACGTCTATCCGGCGTAA
- a CDS encoding lipoprotein LpqH, which yields MNIVNVKQIRITAAALAAVGLVASVAACGDDSGDSAAPGNSASPQTSAAVPAASGKSAASVDGKELAGKFDTTCAKQGDTLALAMVDLDNANYGQLSISATLTGDNTVQAVAIGGTKGGSSGMPYAVGYGNGQPGGSAAVVKDGNTYKITGEGVAAPDMSNPTAGPATSRFAITFACATIVNG from the coding sequence ATGAACATCGTGAACGTCAAGCAGATCCGTATCACCGCCGCCGCGCTCGCTGCCGTGGGCCTGGTCGCCTCCGTCGCCGCGTGTGGCGACGACTCCGGCGACAGCGCGGCACCGGGGAACTCCGCGTCGCCGCAGACCTCGGCGGCGGTCCCGGCGGCCTCCGGGAAGTCGGCGGCATCGGTCGACGGTAAGGAACTGGCCGGAAAGTTCGACACCACCTGCGCGAAACAGGGCGACACCCTCGCGCTGGCGATGGTCGATCTCGACAACGCGAACTACGGGCAGCTGAGCATCAGTGCCACCCTCACCGGCGACAACACGGTGCAGGCCGTCGCCATCGGCGGCACCAAGGGCGGCTCGTCGGGAATGCCCTACGCGGTCGGATACGGCAACGGCCAACCCGGTGGCTCGGCCGCGGTGGTCAAGGACGGCAACACCTACAAGATCACCGGCGAGGGCGTGGCCGCGCCCGACATGTCGAACCCGACGGCCGGACCGGCGACCTCGAGGTTCGCGATCACCTTCGCCTGCGCCACGATCGTCAACGGCTGA
- the modB gene encoding molybdate ABC transporter permease subunit produces MRGAAARRRAATGRRPVVLVLPAVCALAFLTVPLIGLLVRAPWATLTDRLFSADVGVALRLSLVCATCATVICLLLGIPLAWLLARARIPGRAMIRALVTVPLVLPPVVGGVALLLVFGRRGLLGQYLYEWFGISLPFTTAGVVVAEAFVAMPFLVISVEGALRGADTRYEEAAATLGATPWYTFRRVTLPAIAPGVIAGAVLCWARALGEFGATITFAGNFPGRTTTMPLAVYLALEQDPDAAIVLSLVLLVVSVAVLVSLRERWIRGAV; encoded by the coding sequence GTGAGAGGCGCGGCGGCGCGGCGGCGGGCGGCGACCGGGCGACGCCCGGTCGTGCTGGTGCTGCCCGCCGTCTGCGCGCTGGCCTTCCTGACCGTCCCGCTCATCGGCCTGCTGGTGCGTGCACCGTGGGCGACGCTCACCGATCGCTTGTTCAGCGCCGATGTAGGTGTGGCGCTGCGTCTTTCGCTCGTCTGCGCCACCTGCGCCACGGTGATCTGCCTGCTGCTGGGCATTCCGCTGGCCTGGTTGCTGGCCCGGGCACGGATTCCGGGACGGGCGATGATCCGGGCGCTGGTGACAGTGCCGCTCGTCCTGCCACCGGTGGTGGGCGGGGTGGCGTTGCTGCTGGTCTTCGGGCGGCGGGGCCTGCTCGGGCAGTACCTCTACGAGTGGTTCGGTATCTCGCTGCCGTTCACCACCGCCGGTGTGGTGGTGGCCGAGGCGTTCGTCGCGATGCCGTTCCTTGTCATCTCGGTCGAGGGCGCGCTGCGCGGCGCCGACACCCGCTACGAGGAGGCCGCGGCGACCCTCGGCGCCACCCCCTGGTACACCTTCCGCCGGGTGACGCTGCCCGCGATCGCGCCCGGTGTGATCGCGGGCGCCGTGCTGTGCTGGGCGCGCGCGCTCGGCGAGTTCGGCGCGACCATCACCTTCGCCGGTAACTTCCCGGGCCGCACGACGACCATGCCGCTGGCGGTCTACCTGGCACTGGAACAGGATCCGGACGCCGCGATCGTGCTGAGCCTGGTGTTGCTGGTGGTCTCGGTCGCGGTGCTGGTGTCGTTGCGGGAGCGCTGGATTCGAGGTGCGGTATGA
- a CDS encoding MFS transporter, with protein sequence MTICDRRIDPGDTARRLFHPAWTMVIVAALALIAAGSFTTMAGLVTQPLVDSKGWSRTAIGVGVGINMVLYGAVAPFAAAAMDRHGLRRVTVAALGLLVAGSLLVTTVMPGEFFFVLWWGLLVGVGTGSITMVFGAMVATRWFRSKIGLATGLLTAAGVAGQFAMLPLLSVVLSHTGWRGPALVCGALAMVALICVPVFLKDSPHAIGVLRYGATDGGDDGAVPPEHRVGNPFRRTVAVLLMLLRDKRFWLLASMFALCGATTNGLMWSHFTPAAHDHGMAATTASGLLAIIGLTNIIGTVGAGWLSDRIEPRILLALFFLGRGAALALLPILFASNLNPSLITFAVAFGILDVATVPPTLALCRHYFADNGAPAFGWVNVFHQLGAGSMGLLGGLIRDLDGSYTPVWITGSAACLVAALLGVTVSRIHLPAA encoded by the coding sequence GTGACCATCTGCGACCGTCGCATCGATCCCGGCGACACCGCGCGGCGGCTTTTCCATCCCGCGTGGACGATGGTGATCGTCGCCGCCCTCGCCCTGATCGCCGCCGGATCGTTCACGACGATGGCCGGTCTGGTCACCCAGCCGCTGGTCGATTCGAAGGGGTGGAGCCGCACCGCCATCGGCGTCGGCGTGGGCATCAATATGGTCCTGTACGGGGCGGTCGCGCCGTTCGCGGCCGCCGCGATGGATCGCCACGGTCTGCGACGCGTCACCGTCGCGGCGCTGGGGCTGCTGGTGGCGGGGTCGCTGCTGGTGACGACCGTGATGCCCGGCGAGTTCTTCTTCGTGCTGTGGTGGGGTCTGCTGGTCGGTGTCGGAACCGGTTCCATCACAATGGTTTTCGGTGCCATGGTCGCGACTCGCTGGTTCCGCTCGAAGATCGGTCTCGCGACCGGTCTGCTGACCGCCGCCGGGGTCGCCGGTCAGTTCGCGATGCTCCCACTGCTGTCGGTGGTCTTGTCGCACACCGGCTGGCGGGGGCCCGCACTCGTGTGCGGTGCGCTGGCGATGGTCGCACTGATCTGCGTGCCGGTATTCCTGAAGGACAGCCCGCATGCGATCGGCGTGCTCCGGTACGGCGCGACGGACGGCGGTGACGACGGCGCTGTGCCGCCGGAACACCGCGTCGGCAACCCGTTCCGGCGCACCGTCGCGGTGCTGCTGATGCTGTTGCGCGACAAGCGGTTCTGGCTGCTCGCATCGATGTTCGCACTGTGCGGAGCCACCACCAACGGCCTGATGTGGAGCCACTTCACCCCCGCGGCACACGACCACGGCATGGCCGCCACGACCGCGTCCGGTCTGCTCGCGATCATCGGCCTCACCAACATCATCGGCACCGTCGGCGCGGGCTGGCTCAGCGACCGCATCGAACCCCGAATCCTGCTCGCGCTGTTCTTCCTCGGCCGCGGCGCCGCCCTGGCCCTCCTGCCGATCCTGTTCGCCAGCAACCTGAACCCCAGCCTGATCACCTTCGCCGTCGCCTTCGGAATCCTCGACGTCGCCACCGTGCCCCCCACTTTGGCCCTGTGCCGCCACTACTTCGCCGACAACGGCGCGCCCGCCTTCGGCTGGGTGAACGTCTTCCACCAACTCGGCGCAGGGTCGATGGGCCTGCTCGGCGGCCTGATCCGCGACCTCGACGGTTCCTACACGCCCGTGTGGATCACGGGCTCCGCGGCCTGCCTCGTCGCGGCCCTACTCGGCGTGACCGTGTCCCGAATTCACCTACCAGCAGCTTGA